In the genome of Massilia sp. W12, the window GCCGGAACTTGAACTTCCTGCAGACCTCGCCAGATTGTTTTCACGCCGGGTTCCCCGTCATGTTTTCGTGTGAGAAAGCCACCATGCGCAATACATCTTCATGCCGGGCGCAGCGGGGCCTTCTTTTAATTGAGCAGGTAGGCCGCCCGGATTTCATTGGAGTCAAAGTACAATCTAGCATCAAGATCAGGGCTGGTGCGGCCTGTGCGCATCAAGTACGCAATGTGACATGCCACCACCATAAAGAGAGTCGGAACTCGCTGCAACTGATCCATGCTGAACAGTTGCAGCCGGGTAGGGGGGCACGCATTTGTGCGTGTGCAGAAATGTTGCCCATCCATCCGCCCAAGATTATGCCGTTACGCCGGCCCGGTGCTTTGCTTACCAAACCGGAAAACTTCAAAAGACATGCGAACCATAGAGCTTGATCAATACGAATTCCCAAATGGCTCAAATTCTGAGGAGTTTGCCCGCATATCCACGCATGGCCGCGGCAAAGCGCCTTACAGCAGTGTCTTGGATTTTGCCCGTGTTGCAAATGAAGACCTGGAGATCAGCGGGCTGCCGCCAGCCCGGCCATTCTTTGAGATTGGAAAAAGGGAAATGGAGCGGACATATCTGGCGCTATTTGCCGGGATTGACCTTCCCGCGCATTGCGACTATCCGACCTATCTCATTACGGATGACTGGAATGAATGCCATCTTGTGATTGAGGGGCCTGAATTCTTCATTAGCTTTTATTGGGCGACATCCGCTTGAGTCTGGCGTTTGTGAGGCGCTTGTATCAGCTAAGTTTGGCTTACCTGTTTTCAGGCGACGCGCATGCAAGAAAACGCCTTGTTTGCGCGCAGTCCCTATTTTGCGCCGCGTGAACGCTGTCCATATGCCGCATGTCGCAGTTGCTTGTATTGTTCTGGTATATTTCAGCACACCCCTCTGCAGCAGTTTGCTGATTTTGCCGGCTGCTTATCGTGCAGGGCAAGGCTTTATTATCGGCAGCAGCGATTGCGAGGGCGCTTTGCTTCATGTTGAGCACAAGGTACGCTCAGTTACCCGCCAGCCTGATTGTTATAGGGGGGCAAATTGGCCGAGCGCTGAATTTACACAGGAGTCCGCCTATGGAACACATTTCAAATCAAGTCACCCTGCGTGAGATCACGGCTGACACCGTGCGCGCCGTGATGTTGCTTGACGTCGCTGAGCATCAGAAAAAATTCGTGGCTCCGAATTCCTGGTCGCTGGGACAAGCCTTGTTCGCCCCCGAAGCCTGGTACCGCGCGATTTATCTTGGCGAGGAGCCGGTCGGCTTTGTGATGCTCGCCGATGATTCGCTGCGCGACCCCGTGCCAGAAAATCCAACTGCCTATGTCTGGCGTCTGATGGTCGATGCCAAACATCAGCACAAGGGAATCGGGCGGGCCGCAATGCTGCAAGTTATCGAACATGTGAAGCAGAAGGGCATCTTCGAGCAGTTGCTGATTTCATATGTCCCGGAAGAAGGCGGCCCTGAGAAACTCTATCTTTCTCTGGGCTTTCAGCCGACGGGTGAAATTGATCAGGGCGAGGTTGTCATGGCCTTGGCGCTCAAGCAAAAACAGAGCTAGTTCGGGCAGTCTGCATGCGGTTTTGGCCGCCAGTCAAAATAGTTGCCGTTTTTTGTGATTTCACCGCCAAAAGTTTGCCTCCCCCGCGTCATGCTGACGATGGGGGGGCGGTGCTAATCGGAAAAATTGCGCAGGGCCATGTCTGACCCTGACAGCGCATGCATCACCCATCATTGCGGCTTCTACTTAGTCCCGCACCCTGGCCGCAAATCCTCGCTATACTGCTTTTTTGCATTGCACAAAGGCCCGCCATGAGCAGCACCCGCCAACACCGCCAAGCCATTTTGCTGATGATAATTGCGCCCGCGATGTGGAGCATTGCCGGGGTGTTCACCCGCCACCTGGAAGCGGCGCGCAGCTTTGAAGTCACCTTTTGGCGCAGCCTGTTTGCCGCGCTCTTCATTCTGGTCTGGCTGGGCGCGCAGGGGCGCTTTACCGCCACCTTGCGCGCAGCAGGGCGCTGGGGTGTGGTGTCCGGGTTTATGTGGTGCTTGATGTTTTCCTGCTTCATGTTGGCGATGACTTTGACCACCGTCGCCAATACCCTGGTGGTGATGAGTATTGCGCCCTTGCTGACTGCCTTGCTGGCGTTTTTCATCCTGGGCCAGAAAATCGCCATGCGCACCTGGGGTGCGATTTTGCTGGCGCTGCTTGGCGTGGTCTGGATGTGCGTGGGCGGCATGCGCGAAGCCGACGCCGCCGGCGGCAATGCCGCGCTGGGCATGCTGGTGGCGTTTGCAGTGCCGCTGGCTTCCAGCATTAATTTGATCACCCTGAAAAAAGCCGGCGCCGCAGTCGATTTGATTCCGGCTATTTTCATCGGCGGCGTGCTGTCCTGTTTATTTACCCTGCCTTTCGCCTGGCCTTTGCAGGCTTCCTTGCACGATGTGTTGATCCTGGCGATTCTGGGCGTGTTTCAACTTGGCGTGCCGTGCATGCTGATGCTGCGCGCCGCGCCGCATCTGTCGGCGCCGGAGCTGTCCCTGCTGTCCTTGCTTGAAGTTTTATTGGGGCCGCTGTGGGCGTGGTTGTGGGCGAATGAAACCCCGGGCGCGGCGACGTTGTATGGCGGCGCGCTGGTTTTGCTGGCCTTGATTGTGAATGAAGCGCTGGGCTGGCGCGCACAGACGCGGAATGCGGCGGATGCCGGGAATCCGAAGCAGGTGGAAAATACCGGGGCAGTGGACGGCGGACGCGCTTAGGCCTCAGCCGCAGATGAAAAAGCGCGCAATGTCTGCGCGCTTTTTTCTTGCTGTGTGCGGATTACAGTGCGCGCAAACACTCGCCGATGGCGCCAAATAAACGGTCGATCTGCTCTTTTTCGATGATCAAAGGCGGCGACAGCGCAATAATGTCGCCGGTGGTGCGGATCAGCACATTTTTTTCTTCAAAACACTTCAAGAATACTGAGAAAGCGCGCGCGGTCGGCTTGCCGGCGATGCCTTCCAGCTCGATGCCGCACACCAGGCCCAGATTGCGAATGTCTTTCACATACGGCAGGCCGCGCAGGCTGTGCGCCGCTTCTTCAAAATACGGCGCCATTTCCGCTGCGCGCGCAAACAAGCCTTCGCTTTGATACACGTCCACCGTGGCGATAGCGGCGGCGGCGGCCAGCGGGTGGCCGGAATAGGTGTAGCCGTGGAAAAACTCAATCGTGTTTTCCGGCGCAGCTTGCATGAAGGTGTCATGAATTTCCTGCTTCACCAACACCGCGCCCATCGGCACGGCGGCATTGGTCAGTCCCTTGGCGCAGGTGATCATATCCGGTGTGACGCCGAAATAATCCGCGCCGAACGGTTTGCCCAGGCGGCCAAAACCGGTGATGACTTCATCGAAAATCAGCAGGATGCCGTATTTATCGCAAATCTGACGCAGCTTTTGCAAATAACCCTGCGGCGGCATGATCACGCCGGCGGAACCGGCCACCGGCTCCACGATCAGCGCCGCCACCGTTACCGGATCGTGCAGCGCCAGCAGGCGCTGTTCAAATTCATCGGCCAGTTCTGCGCCTTGCTGCGGCAGGCCGCGCGTGAAAGCGTTTTGCGCCAGATTCAGGGTGTGGCGGATATGATCGACGCCGGGCAGGGCGGGGCCGTAATGTTTGCGGTTGCCGGCGATGCCGCCCACCGAAATGCCGCCGAAACCTAC includes:
- a CDS encoding aspartate aminotransferase family protein, encoding MTNTEHFWMPFTANRQFKQKPRMLVAAKGMYYTSDDGRQILDGTSGLWCCNAGHAHPKIVAAVQQQVAQMEYAPPFQMGHPKAFEAATALASIAPAGLNRVFFCNSGSEAVDSALKIALAYHRMRGDTLRHRLIGRERGYHGVGFGGISVGGIAGNRKHYGPALPGVDHIRHTLNLAQNAFTRGLPQQGAELADEFEQRLLALHDPVTVAALIVEPVAGSAGVIMPPQGYLQKLRQICDKYGILLIFDEVITGFGRLGKPFGADYFGVTPDMITCAKGLTNAAVPMGAVLVKQEIHDTFMQAAPENTIEFFHGYTYSGHPLAAAAAIATVDVYQSEGLFARAAEMAPYFEEAAHSLRGLPYVKDIRNLGLVCGIELEGIAGKPTARAFSVFLKCFEEKNVLIRTTGDIIALSPPLIIEKEQIDRLFGAIGECLRAL
- a CDS encoding DMT family transporter, which produces MSSTRQHRQAILLMIIAPAMWSIAGVFTRHLEAARSFEVTFWRSLFAALFILVWLGAQGRFTATLRAAGRWGVVSGFMWCLMFSCFMLAMTLTTVANTLVVMSIAPLLTALLAFFILGQKIAMRTWGAILLALLGVVWMCVGGMREADAAGGNAALGMLVAFAVPLASSINLITLKKAGAAVDLIPAIFIGGVLSCLFTLPFAWPLQASLHDVLILAILGVFQLGVPCMLMLRAAPHLSAPELSLLSLLEVLLGPLWAWLWANETPGAATLYGGALVLLALIVNEALGWRAQTRNAADAGNPKQVENTGAVDGGRA
- a CDS encoding GNAT family N-acetyltransferase: MEHISNQVTLREITADTVRAVMLLDVAEHQKKFVAPNSWSLGQALFAPEAWYRAIYLGEEPVGFVMLADDSLRDPVPENPTAYVWRLMVDAKHQHKGIGRAAMLQVIEHVKQKGIFEQLLISYVPEEGGPEKLYLSLGFQPTGEIDQGEVVMALALKQKQS